From a region of the Gavia stellata isolate bGavSte3 chromosome 32, bGavSte3.hap2, whole genome shotgun sequence genome:
- the COMP gene encoding cartilage oligomeric matrix protein: protein MISALAFVFLLCLSCPFSSCQQRRAGGEVGPEMLEEMRETNRVLMEVRDLLKQQIKEITFLKNTVMECDACGMHTEATGPVITVTQFNRCLPNSCFPGVACTETGTGFRCGPCPPGYSGNGSHCTDINECNANPCFPKVQCINTAPGFHCDPCPPGFTGQMVEGVGLAYARANKQVCTDINECETGAARNCVPNSICINTRGSYKCGACKPGFVGDQVTGCKSQAVRRCPNGEISPCHEKAQCIVERDGSLSCVCLVGWAGNGYVCGKDTDIDGVPDEKQRCSDKKCRKDNCLTVPNSGQEDADRDGIGDACDDDADGDGILNAEDNCVYTRNADQRNADKDNFGDACDNCRQVKNNDQRDIDGDGRGDECDDDMDGDGIKNPMDNCKRVPNPDQKDGDGDGVGDVCDSCPTVSNPDQKDTDHDLVGDVCDTNQDSDGDGHQDSRDNCPSVPNSSQVDTDNDGLGDECDDDDDNDGIPDEKPPGPDNCRLVPNPGQEDSDGDGVGNLCEDDFDRDMVIDRIDVCPENAEVTLTDFRAFQTVVLDPEGDAQIDPNWIVLNQGMEIVQTMNSDPGLAVGYTAFNGVDFEGTFHVNTATDDDYAGFIFGYQDSSSFYVVMWKQMEQTYWQANPFRAVAEPGIQLKAVKSKTGPGEYLRNSLWHTGDTTDQVKLLWKDPRNSGWKDKTSYRWFLQHRPQVGYIRARFYEGPEVVADTGVVLDTTMRGGRLGVFCFSQENIIWSNLRYRCNDTIPEDYETFRVQQD, encoded by the exons ATGATTTCAGCTCTAGcgtttgtttttctcctctgcctctcttgTCCTTTTTCATCATGtcagcagagaagagcag GAGGGGAAGTTGGGCCAGAAATGCTGGAAGAGATGAGAGAAACTAACCGTGTGCTAATGGAAGTTCGAGACTTGTTGAAACAGCAG aTTAAGGAGATAACATTCCTGAAGAATACAGTCATGGAGTGTGATGCCTGTG GCATGCACACCGAGGCGACAGGCCCTGTCATCACTGTGACACAGTTTAACAGATGCCTCCCAAACTCCTGCTTCCCTGGAGTGGCCTGCACTGAGACCGGCACTGGCTTCCGCTGCGGACCCTGTCCTCCAGGTTATTCAGGCAATGGGTCCCACTGCACAGATATCAATGAG TGCAATGCAAACCCTTGCTTCCCGAAGGTCCAGTGCATTAACACCGCTCCTGGCTTCCACTGTGatccctgccctcctggcttCACTGGGCAAATGGTGGAAGGAGTTGGACTAGCTTATGCCAGGGCCAACAAACAG GTTTGTACTGACATCAATGAATGTGAGACAGGTGCTGCCAGAAATTGTGTCCCAAACTCCATCTGCATCAATACACGG GGTTCCTACAAGTGCGGGGCTTGTAAACCTGGCTTTGTTGGGGATCAAGTCACTGGCTGCAAGAGCCAGGCAGTGAGACGCTGTCCTAACGGTGAAATTAGTCCATGCCACGAGAAAGCACAGTGCATCGTGGAGCGTGACGGGTCCCTCTCCTGCGTG TGCCTCGTGGGGTGGGCAGGGAACGGCTACGTCTGTGGGAAGGATACGGACATTGATGGAGTCCCTGATGAGAAGCAACGCTGCTCTGACAAAAAATGCCGCAAG gatAACTGCTTGACTGTCCCCAACTCTGGCCAGGAGGATGCAGACAGGGATGGAATTGGAGATGCTTGTGATGATGACGCTGACGGAGATGGGATATTAAATGCTGAG GACAACTGCGTGTACACACGGAACGCAGACCAGCGCAATGCAGACAAGGATAACTTTGGCGATGCCTGTGACAACTGTCGCCAAGTGAAGAACAATGATCAACGGGACATTGATGGCGATGGGAGGGGAGATGAGTGTGACGATGACATGGATGGAGATG GGATCAAAAACCCCATGGACAACTGTAAAAGAGTTCCTAACCCTGATCAAAAAGATGGCGATGGTGATGGAGTAGGAGATGTGTGTGACAGCTGCCCAACAGTCAGTAACCCAGATCAG AAAGATACCGATCATGATCTAGTGGGAGATGTCTGTGACACCAACCAGGACAG TGATGGGGACGGCCACCAAGATTCACGGGATAACTGCCCATCAGTGCCCAACAGCTCCCAGGTGGACACAGACAACGACGGGCTGGGAGATGAATGTGATGACGATGACGACAATGATGGGATTCCAGATGAGAAACCTCCAGGCCCTGACAACTGTCGGCTTGTCCCTAACCCTGGCCAAGAAGACTCAGACG GTGATGGTGTGGGAAACCTTTGCGAAGATGACTTTGACAGAGACATGGTGATTGACAGAATTGATGTGTGCCCAGAGAACGCAGAAGTGACACTAACAGACTTCAGGGCTTTCCAGACGGTTGTATTGGACCCTGAGGGCGATGCACAGATTGACCCCAACTGGATTGTCCTCAACCAG GGCATGGAAATTGTCCAGACCATGAACAGCGATCCTGGCCTGGCTGTAG GTTACACGGCATTCAACGGCGTGGACTTCGAGGGCACATTCCATGTCAACACTGCCACAGATGATGATTATGCTGGCTTCATATTTGGCTACCAGGACAGTTCCAGCTTTTATGTGGTCATGTGGAAGCAGATGGAACAGACATATTGGCAGGCAAACCCCTTCCGAGCAGTAGCAGAACCTGGAATTCAATTGAAG GCAGTGAAGTCTAAAACAGGCCCAGGTGAGTATCTCCGCAATTCTCTCTGGCACACCGGAGACACCACAGACCAGGTCAAACTGCTGTGGAAAGACCCTCGCAATTCCGGCTGGAAGGACAAGACATCTTACCGCTGGTTCCTGCAACATCGGCCTCAAGTCGGATACATCAG AGCTCGCTTCTATGAAGGCCCTGAAGTAGTAGCAGACACTGGAGTTGTCCTTGATACAACTATGCGAGGAGGACGCCTGGgagtcttctgcttctcccaAGAGAACATCATTTGGTCAAACCTGCGTTATCGCTGCAATG ACACCATTCCAGAAGACTATGAAACGTTTAGAGTTCAGCAAGACTGA